The following coding sequences are from one Kogia breviceps isolate mKogBre1 chromosome X, mKogBre1 haplotype 1, whole genome shotgun sequence window:
- the SATL1 gene encoding spermidine/spermine N(1)-acetyltransferase-like protein 1: MSQPGMRQPGPSQSSTSQPGASPSGTSQTGMSQTVRRQSSMRQPSVNSFQELAACENMLDAMKLTAKDVLRGGFGDDPLFYCLIAEVHNHQKPSGKVTVGFAMYYFTYDPWIGKLLYLEDFYVIQAYQGLCIGAEMLKRLSQKAIRNQCNCMNFLVIIWNQASTDYYTRQGALDLSSEEGRHLFRFNREELMDMAGEE, translated from the exons ATGAGTCAGCCAGGCATGAGGCAACCTGGCCCGAGCCAATCCAGCACAAGTCAACCAGGCGCGAGCCCATCAGGCACAAGCCAAACAGGCATGAGCCAAACAGTCAGGAGACAATCAAGCATGAGGCAACCAAGTGTGAATTCTTTCCAA GAATTGGCTGCCTGTGAAAACATGCTAGATGCAATGAAGTTAACAGCAAAGG ATGTACTCAGGGGTGGCTTTGGGGATGATCCCCTTTTCTACTGCTTGATTGCAGAAGTACACAATCATCAAAAACCATCAG GCAAAGTGACTGTTGGATTTGCCATGTACTACTTTACATACGACCCCTGGATTGGCAAGTTACTTTACCTAGAGGACTTTTATGTCATACAAGCTTACCAAG GTCTATGTATTGGAGCTGAAATGCTGAAGAGGCTAAGTCAG aaagcCATCAGAAACCAGTGTAACTGCATGAACTTTTTGGTCATCATTTGGAACCAGGCTTCTACTGACTACTACACTCGTCAAGGGGCTTTAGACCTTTCCTCCGAGGAGGGCAGGCATCTGTTCAGGTTTAACAGAGAAGAACTCATGGACATGGCAGGGGAAGAGTGA